The sequence below is a genomic window from Bos javanicus breed banteng chromosome 5, ARS-OSU_banteng_1.0, whole genome shotgun sequence.
agaaaaatcatattCAAACAGGAGGCTCTGATAAAGCTTTTTTCAGGAGACAGGCTAAGAGCAATGAAGATTTTCAGAGGTAGAAATATAGGCAGGGAATCATCAGAATGAAGGAAGAAGTCAGAGAATTTTGGTGTGGGTTTAGGGAACAAAGAGTAGACCTTTTTTAATTTGGCCAGAGGTTAGAACACATGTAGGAAACCAGTAGGAAATGAAATAGAAGGGTAATTTGGGATCACATGGGATACACTGAGTACCAAGCAGAAGAGCTTATTCTTGCTTCTGTTGGAAGCAGCAGAAGCTAATTGGATCTGATTGTGGAAGATTACAAGAGTTTACAAAACAGTTTGAATGGGAGTGAATGGAGGCTAGGAGGCCACAGGAGGTGATGTGTGACCCAAGGAGTAAGTCAAGAGAGGACCAATCAGAGGCCCCATagtgggagaagaaaagaggTGAGGGCAAAGCACATTAGGAAGGAAGGACTGACAGGGCTTGGAAAggtacccccccaaaaaatcaaaGAGAACCTGGAACTTAGCGATCAGGACTCCAACTCCAAAAAGACTGaaggagctacagtccaaaggtcaGCTCTGCGGCCTAACCCCAACTTCAGGGCTAGGAAGACTTGACCCAGTTAGAGCCACTGTTCCACTAGACTATCTCTAGAAGCAAGAAGTGGGTGCTCTAAGGTTTCTTGCTTCCCAGTGCCCCCCAGCAAAAGCCCATGTTCTCTGGATGCAGGAGAGATCTTTAAtgcttattttcctttaaaaaaatttctaatagaatctggaaaaaataatCCATTCTGTATAAAAAGACAGTGGCTGGACAGACAGGATCAGGACTATCTCTCTTCAGCCACTGTTTACATCCCACCTAACCTCCCCTTCTCCTAAAATCCTGGCTGCCCTCTCATCTTCCTCTGCTGAGAACAGGAACTGGGAATTTCCTTTGCACTCTAGCCCTCACAGCAAGGGCTCTAGTATCCCTAACAAGCGGCCCCTCCCTgcagcttcccaggaggctctcaAGAAACaatgagggaaggaggaaagacagGCAAGGGAGATCCATCTTTTTTTGGTCCTTATGTTTATGGCTCTGGAGATATGCCAGTTCCTTCATGAGAACGAGGGGTTCAGAGGAGCAGAAGGGTGACGTCAAGCAGGTCTTGGTCCCCTGTGCCTGGCCCTATAGATGTTGACATTTTCATCCTCATCCCGCTGGGCCAGCTCCAGTTGGAAATGCTGGGGCAGGAGATGCTGAAAGAAGCTCTCTGTCCCGTGCTCCTCTCTCATCTTGGAGGCCAGATAGATGGTGCCATGGGGCCCGCACAGATGTCGGAGGGTCCCCAGCAGCAGTGGGAAGGTGGGCTCCAGGTACACGATATCAGCCCCCAGCACCAGGTCATAGTCTCCAGGGAAGACATGCTGGTCAATCCCCCAGGACAAGGCGCGGACCTGGGCCCGGCCTCCAGGGGGCACATTGGCCTGGACGTTGCCCTGGATCTGTTCTAGGACCAGGGGTAGGTCAGTGATGGTAACATCCCCCcctgagagagaggaaggaggagaaatgcAAGTCAGAGGGACCAACCAAGGGGTTTCAGCTCCTGCCTAGAAGGTCCAGAGACCTCGAGGCCTAGAGGATAATGTTTTGACTGCCCAAAGTCCACACTTTGGATTTTAGCTGCCCTAACCTCAGCTTCATCCACTGCCATCTCATTACTCTACATTCTACAACATCAACATTCTCACTGAGCTAATCTTCAACCTCTCTGCCCAACACACAACAATCATATGTCAGCAGAAGCCTGGGCAGGACTAAGCTGGAGGTGGGCTATGCACCCACCCCCTACTGACACAAACCAGCCTTCATGGATTTGGAAAGCTTCCCAGAAGACATGACCTCAACAAGCAGCCTTAAAGGGCAAGGAGGAGTTAGTCAGGTGAAGCTTCTCAAGCAGAGAACAGAGAGTACAAAGGCCTGGTGATGAGAGAGCACGGCGTATGCAAGGAAGGCTAGACCTCAAAGAAGGTGGAAGGGAAACGTGTTAAGACATGAGAGTACAGAGGAAAATCATTATGACATGCTAAGGAGATCCAGGCTTGATCCTGAGGGCAACAGGTTTAAGGGCAGAAGCAGAGGGTGACGATGATTAGATTAGGACTTCAGAAATCTTCCTTCATGCAGTAAGCACATGTATTGAGCATCTACCAAATTCTGAGGGTACAGAGGTGAGCCAGACAAGACCTTGGCTTTTTCCTTGAGATTTGTTATAGAGGCGAAGACAAGTGAGGTAATGCAAAATACTATTTAGTCATAATCATGGTGATTATTACAGAAACAGGAAATATTCAGAATTCATTCTCCCATTAATAGTCATTATGTGCCTATATGCCAGGCGCTGAGAATACAGCAGTGAACCAATCAGACAAGAATCCCTCCACTCCTAGGATTTACAGTCTAGTGGCTAAagacaatgacaacaaaaatgaaacaaaacacacTGTAAATCAGATGGTATGCTGAAGCAGGGAAGGAGGATAAGAACTGCTTGAGGGACAGGGCAGGGAATGTCACTTTAAACGGGGTAGTTAGGGAAAGCTTCAAACTGGTAGTTAGGGAGCAGATTATGTTTGAGCAATGACCTGTACAAAGTGATGGGGCAGACTCTATGGGTCTCTCAGATTAAAAGGTACCAAATGACGGactaacagaaagaaaagaggtcaAGGTAAAACACATTAGGAAGGAAAGACTGACAGAGCTTAGAAACCCCTcccgccccccaaaaaaacagcCATAAACGTAAGGACCAAGAATAAGACCTTGAGGCAAGAGTTCACCTAACAAGTCTGAGGACCAGTAGGAATGCCTGTAGCTGGAGAAAAATAAGTGAGAGAAATCATCGTAGGGGTCAGATTCTAGATAGTGCCTTGAAAAGCAACCAAGAAGTTTGGTTTTTAGTCTGAGTGAGATGGGAAGCTATTGGAAAATTTGTAATGGAAGAGTGTCATAAACTTTATGGCTTTAAGAATTGAAGAATGGCTCTAAAGTGATCACTCTGGCTACTGTGATGAGGAAATACTACGGAGGGGCAAAGTCAGAACAGACCAGTTAGGAGGCGGCTACAGTTACCCAGGTGAGAAGTGATATGGCTTGAACCAGGGCAGCAGTTGGC
It includes:
- the EEF1AKMT3 gene encoding EEF1A lysine methyltransferase 3: MADSRPDPESEPDSVFPREVGLFADCYSEKSRFCFCGHVLNITENFGSRLGVAARVWDAALSLCNYFESQNVDFRGKKVIELGAGTGIVGILAALQGGDVTITDLPLVLEQIQGNVQANVPPGGRAQVRALSWGIDQHVFPGDYDLVLGADIVYLEPTFPLLLGTLRHLCGPHGTIYLASKMREEHGTESFFQHLLPQHFQLELAQRDEDENVNIYRARHRGPRPA